A portion of the Maylandia zebra isolate NMK-2024a linkage group LG9, Mzebra_GT3a, whole genome shotgun sequence genome contains these proteins:
- the LOC101469714 gene encoding uncharacterized protein LOC101469714 isoform X3 yields the protein MEMEYPVLKRPKRKLCYITDNESPAKHWEDSASHANLQPPSPLLQTSDSEIHQNKSEDSVPPERQLIKKPPGHQLVMGDDGDVLHPASTELDIDLDIPFKGHHPVKTSSPAEQSLAAEEEKQDDEKAQVVSPILFMCEYEGIEEVKKDSLPTQNPQCNGQVTEENGESGLESPPSKIDLTKISGHKKEIELQGSQESTQPAVQTVSRKPEVAAPVASTRAGKDMTAFLQKLKHAAQSKPFSSGKKQVKVPTPPPEPEDDFMILEDDTPLWFSIPSKSAASKKQSHSRIPSTDKDSSDKRTKDRSLEMPEPQQEKEKSKSKLEDQPVDQKIKKKTKKEKNSEETGPRNEENKLPAPQDAPAGDLLVQEEPVKKKKQLKKTLSKESDEAEDQPEDTTSRKTEKAKPSKKTERKASKSAETKKQKSSKDGKENTKTQKADSLKASRKELQGEPTVKDVDEQTSDKHRDTEDIVSTVDKEAMNCETDGQVKQNNQSVVSKGTSSEDCQVLGKRKRKSTGEWWLSCPQSTEEADNSQQATQKKSKQKPKDSSEAVPSPAKAKKDKASKKRNQKRLKVLPSQETSEFKKRKTKQSEKGNKQGEKLDKMKAIDKDLVTAEPELADEPEQQEVPDQELDQESSPLVFTQRDHSLNSGNKIFQKVYQHDSTGKLSATPKAPVSQSRPKERLTEADSAKRRRRAPGDWWLVNNVAEDLENVSSKPQQLHPKRPEPKKERKKQSKQSKSPRLGVPKNGNTAVSLKPLGGAPVPPLTAKSPITPKTVKRSLATFRDIFASVIESSTVDRRQTNRCNVRSRPSEEICVAGSNTHAADNSPDNQETTRDSRSQVHRSGPSSMIELEDYEDADSIILPSSRSTVLLSASDLCAPPLKPLILQRKDMANLAEWFRSLWLATPEGDPGVTPDQFDWYFYQDRAMGLQEDVSTNSFCSGKLLLGSLMKKPLWVDHSATTVFNLLTSSVSVTIDGCESCFSPGKSFVVESGHAYAIKNLTAQPAVLYFTRMLVETVN from the exons ATGGAGATGGAGTACCCAGTCCTA AAGAGACCCAAGAGGAAGCTCTGTTACATTACTGACAATGAAAG CCCAGCTAAGCACTGGGAAG aTTCAGCCTCACATGCAAATCTACAGCCCCCCTCTCCTCTGCTCCAGACTTCTGATTCAGAAATACACCAGAATAAGAGTGAGGACTCGGTCCCCCCAGAGCGACAGCTGATAAAAAAACCTCCAGGACACCAATTAGTAATG GGAGATGATGGAGATGTCTTGCATCCTGCAAGTACTGAACTGGATATCG ATTTGGACATCCCCTTTAAAGGACATCACCCAGTAAAGACTTCCAGTCCAGCAGAACAAAGTTTGGCTGCTGAAGAAGAAAAGCAGGACGATGAAAAAGCACAAGTTGTGTCCCCAATTCTTTTTATGTGTGAATATGAAGGAATAGAAGAGGTGAAGAAAGACTCTCTACCCACCCAGAATCCCCAGTGTAATGGACAAGTCACAGAGGA GAACGGCGAGTCTGGATTGGAGTCTCCCCCAAGCAAGATTGATTTAACAAAGATATCTGGCCACAAGAAGGAGATTGAATTACAAGG GAGTCAAGAAAGCACACAGCCAGCTGTTCAAACAGTGAGCCGGAAGCCTGAAGTCGCAGCTCCTGTGGCATCCACACGAGCGGGAAAAGATATGACAGCTTTTCTGCAGAAACTGAAACATGCAGCACAGTCAAAACCTTTCAG ttctggGAAGAAACAAGTCAAAGTACCCACTCCTCCCCCTGAACCAGAGGATGATTTTATGATCCTAGAAGATGATACACCTCTGTGGTTTTCCATCCCAAGTAAAAGTGCTGCCAGTAAGAAACAAAGTCACAGCAGAATTCCCAGCACAGACAAAGACAGCTCAGATAAGAGGACAAAGGATAGATCACTGGAGATGCCAGAGCCacagcaggaaaaagaaaagtcaaaaagtAAATTGGAAGATCAGCCTGTTGATCAGAAAATTAAGAAGAAAACgaagaaagagaagaacagTGAGGAGACTGGGCCTAGAAATGAGGAAAATAAGCTTCCTGCTCCTCAAGATGCTCCTGCGGGTGACTTATTGGTTCAAGAAGAGCcagtaaaaaagaagaagcagctcaAGAAAACTTTGTCAAAGGAGAGTGATGAAGCAGAAGATCAGCCTGAAGACACAACGAGTCGCAAAACAGAAAAAGCGAAACCCTCtaagaaaacagaaaggaaagCAAGTAAGTCTgctgaaacaaagaaacaaaagtctTCAAAAGATGGTAAAGAAAATACCAAGACACAGAAGGCTGACTCGTTAAAGGCGAGCAGGAAAGAGCTGCAGGGAGAACCTACTGTTAAGGATGTTGATGAGCAGACCagtgacaagcacagagatacTGAAGACATAGTTTCTACTGTTG ACAAAGAAGCTATGAATTGTGAAACAGACGGACAggtgaaacaaaacaaccaGTCAGTTGTTTCTAAAGGGACTTCATCTGAAGACTGTCAGGTTCTCgggaaaaggaaaaggaaatcgACAGGAGAGTGGTGGTTGAGTTGCCCTCAGAGCACAGAGGAAGCGGACAACAGCCAGCAGGCCACGCAAAAGAAGTccaaacagaaacctaaagacTCCAGCGAAGCAGTTCCTTCACCTgcaaaagcaaagaaagacaaagcctcaaagaaaagaaatcagaaaCGGCTTAAAGTGTTGCCCAGTCAGGAGACgagtgagtttaaaaaaaggaaaacaaaacagagcgaaaaaggaaataaacaagGAGAAAAGTTAGACAAGATGAAAGCAATTGATAAAGATTTAGTAACGGCTGAGCCGGAGCTTGCCGACGAGCCGGAGCAGCAGGAGGTCCCGGATCAAGAATTGGACCAGGAGTCTAGCCCTTTGGTCTTTACTCAGAGGGACCACAGCCTTAACTCAG GAAATAAGATATTTCAGAAAGTATATCAGCACGATTCTACTGGAAAACTGTCAGCCACACCAAAAGCGCCCGTGTCGCAAAGTCGACCTAAGGAGCGGCTCACGGAAGCAGATTCAGCCAAACGGAGAAGGAGAGCCCCGGGCGATTGGTGGCTTGTCAACAACGTAGCTGAAGATTTGGAGAACGTGTCCTCAAAGCCTCAGCAGCTTCATCCCAAGAGGCCCGAAcctaaaaaagaaaggaagaaacagTCTAAACAGAGCAAATCTCCCAGACTCGGTGTTCCCAAAAATGGCAACACGGCAGTCTCATTAAAACCTCTAGGAGGAGCTCCAGTGCCTCCTTTGACAGCAAAGTCACCGATCACTCCTAAGACTGTCAAACGCTCTCTGGCAACATTTAGAGACATTTTTGCTTCAGTCATAGAGTCTTCGACTGTGGACAGACGTCAGACTAACAGATGTAATGTCAGATCACGTCCGTCTGAGGAAATCTGTGTAGCAGGCAGTAACACTCATGCAGCTGACAACAGCCCAGACAACCAGGAGACCACACGAGACAGCAG GTCACAAGTCCACAGGAGTGGACCGTCCTCCATGATTGAGCTGGAAGACTATGAAGACGCTGACAGCATAA TTTTGCCGTCATCCAGGAGCACAGTTCTGCTCTCTGCTTCAGATCTTTGTGCCCCTCCCCTCAAGCCGCTGATCTTACAGCGGAAGGATATGGCCAACCTGGCTGAGTGGTTTAGGAGCCTCTGGTTGGCTACACCAGAAG GCGATCCTGGTGTCACTCCAGACCAGTTTGACTGGTACTTCTATCAAGACAGAGCTATGGGCCTCCAAGAGGACGTGAGCACCAACTCCTTCTGTAGTGGAAAGCTGCTGCTGGGATCCCTCATGAAGAAGCCTCTCTGGGTGGACCACAGTGCTACAACA gtttttaactTACTAACCAGCTCAGTGAGTGTGACCATCGATGGCTGTGAGTCATGCTTCAGTCCTGGAAAATCTTTTGTGGTGGAGTCTG GACATGCATACGCCATCAAGAATCTGACTGCGCAGCCTGCGGTTCTGTACTTCACCAGAATGTTAGTTGAAACTGTAAACTGA
- the LOC101469714 gene encoding uncharacterized protein LOC101469714 isoform X1: MEMEYPVLKRPKRKLCYITDNESPAKHWEGTLTLQDIDKIFDDMDSASHANLQPPSPLLQTSDSEIHQNKSEDSVPPERQLIKKPPGHQLVMGDDGDVLHPASTELDIDLDIPFKGHHPVKTSSPAEQSLAAEEEKQDDEKAQVVSPILFMCEYEGIEEVKKDSLPTQNPQCNGQVTEENGESGLESPPSKIDLTKISGHKKEIELQGSQESTQPAVQTVSRKPEVAAPVASTRAGKDMTAFLQKLKHAAQSKPFSSGKKQVKVPTPPPEPEDDFMILEDDTPLWFSIPSKSAASKKQSHSRIPSTDKDSSDKRTKDRSLEMPEPQQEKEKSKSKLEDQPVDQKIKKKTKKEKNSEETGPRNEENKLPAPQDAPAGDLLVQEEPVKKKKQLKKTLSKESDEAEDQPEDTTSRKTEKAKPSKKTERKASKSAETKKQKSSKDGKENTKTQKADSLKASRKELQGEPTVKDVDEQTSDKHRDTEDIVSTVDKEAMNCETDGQVKQNNQSVVSKGTSSEDCQVLGKRKRKSTGEWWLSCPQSTEEADNSQQATQKKSKQKPKDSSEAVPSPAKAKKDKASKKRNQKRLKVLPSQETSEFKKRKTKQSEKGNKQGEKLDKMKAIDKDLVTAEPELADEPEQQEVPDQELDQESSPLVFTQRDHSLNSGNKIFQKVYQHDSTGKLSATPKAPVSQSRPKERLTEADSAKRRRRAPGDWWLVNNVAEDLENVSSKPQQLHPKRPEPKKERKKQSKQSKSPRLGVPKNGNTAVSLKPLGGAPVPPLTAKSPITPKTVKRSLATFRDIFASVIESSTVDRRQTNRCNVRSRPSEEICVAGSNTHAADNSPDNQETTRDSRSQVHRSGPSSMIELEDYEDADSIILPSSRSTVLLSASDLCAPPLKPLILQRKDMANLAEWFRSLWLATPEGDPGVTPDQFDWYFYQDRAMGLQEDVSTNSFCSGKLLLGSLMKKPLWVDHSATTVFNLLTSSVSVTIDGCESCFSPGKSFVVESGHAYAIKNLTAQPAVLYFTRMLVETVN; encoded by the exons ATGGAGATGGAGTACCCAGTCCTA AAGAGACCCAAGAGGAAGCTCTGTTACATTACTGACAATGAAAG CCCAGCTAAGCACTGGGAAGGTACGTTGACACTGCAAGATATTGATAAGATCTTTGATGACATGG aTTCAGCCTCACATGCAAATCTACAGCCCCCCTCTCCTCTGCTCCAGACTTCTGATTCAGAAATACACCAGAATAAGAGTGAGGACTCGGTCCCCCCAGAGCGACAGCTGATAAAAAAACCTCCAGGACACCAATTAGTAATG GGAGATGATGGAGATGTCTTGCATCCTGCAAGTACTGAACTGGATATCG ATTTGGACATCCCCTTTAAAGGACATCACCCAGTAAAGACTTCCAGTCCAGCAGAACAAAGTTTGGCTGCTGAAGAAGAAAAGCAGGACGATGAAAAAGCACAAGTTGTGTCCCCAATTCTTTTTATGTGTGAATATGAAGGAATAGAAGAGGTGAAGAAAGACTCTCTACCCACCCAGAATCCCCAGTGTAATGGACAAGTCACAGAGGA GAACGGCGAGTCTGGATTGGAGTCTCCCCCAAGCAAGATTGATTTAACAAAGATATCTGGCCACAAGAAGGAGATTGAATTACAAGG GAGTCAAGAAAGCACACAGCCAGCTGTTCAAACAGTGAGCCGGAAGCCTGAAGTCGCAGCTCCTGTGGCATCCACACGAGCGGGAAAAGATATGACAGCTTTTCTGCAGAAACTGAAACATGCAGCACAGTCAAAACCTTTCAG ttctggGAAGAAACAAGTCAAAGTACCCACTCCTCCCCCTGAACCAGAGGATGATTTTATGATCCTAGAAGATGATACACCTCTGTGGTTTTCCATCCCAAGTAAAAGTGCTGCCAGTAAGAAACAAAGTCACAGCAGAATTCCCAGCACAGACAAAGACAGCTCAGATAAGAGGACAAAGGATAGATCACTGGAGATGCCAGAGCCacagcaggaaaaagaaaagtcaaaaagtAAATTGGAAGATCAGCCTGTTGATCAGAAAATTAAGAAGAAAACgaagaaagagaagaacagTGAGGAGACTGGGCCTAGAAATGAGGAAAATAAGCTTCCTGCTCCTCAAGATGCTCCTGCGGGTGACTTATTGGTTCAAGAAGAGCcagtaaaaaagaagaagcagctcaAGAAAACTTTGTCAAAGGAGAGTGATGAAGCAGAAGATCAGCCTGAAGACACAACGAGTCGCAAAACAGAAAAAGCGAAACCCTCtaagaaaacagaaaggaaagCAAGTAAGTCTgctgaaacaaagaaacaaaagtctTCAAAAGATGGTAAAGAAAATACCAAGACACAGAAGGCTGACTCGTTAAAGGCGAGCAGGAAAGAGCTGCAGGGAGAACCTACTGTTAAGGATGTTGATGAGCAGACCagtgacaagcacagagatacTGAAGACATAGTTTCTACTGTTG ACAAAGAAGCTATGAATTGTGAAACAGACGGACAggtgaaacaaaacaaccaGTCAGTTGTTTCTAAAGGGACTTCATCTGAAGACTGTCAGGTTCTCgggaaaaggaaaaggaaatcgACAGGAGAGTGGTGGTTGAGTTGCCCTCAGAGCACAGAGGAAGCGGACAACAGCCAGCAGGCCACGCAAAAGAAGTccaaacagaaacctaaagacTCCAGCGAAGCAGTTCCTTCACCTgcaaaagcaaagaaagacaaagcctcaaagaaaagaaatcagaaaCGGCTTAAAGTGTTGCCCAGTCAGGAGACgagtgagtttaaaaaaaggaaaacaaaacagagcgaaaaaggaaataaacaagGAGAAAAGTTAGACAAGATGAAAGCAATTGATAAAGATTTAGTAACGGCTGAGCCGGAGCTTGCCGACGAGCCGGAGCAGCAGGAGGTCCCGGATCAAGAATTGGACCAGGAGTCTAGCCCTTTGGTCTTTACTCAGAGGGACCACAGCCTTAACTCAG GAAATAAGATATTTCAGAAAGTATATCAGCACGATTCTACTGGAAAACTGTCAGCCACACCAAAAGCGCCCGTGTCGCAAAGTCGACCTAAGGAGCGGCTCACGGAAGCAGATTCAGCCAAACGGAGAAGGAGAGCCCCGGGCGATTGGTGGCTTGTCAACAACGTAGCTGAAGATTTGGAGAACGTGTCCTCAAAGCCTCAGCAGCTTCATCCCAAGAGGCCCGAAcctaaaaaagaaaggaagaaacagTCTAAACAGAGCAAATCTCCCAGACTCGGTGTTCCCAAAAATGGCAACACGGCAGTCTCATTAAAACCTCTAGGAGGAGCTCCAGTGCCTCCTTTGACAGCAAAGTCACCGATCACTCCTAAGACTGTCAAACGCTCTCTGGCAACATTTAGAGACATTTTTGCTTCAGTCATAGAGTCTTCGACTGTGGACAGACGTCAGACTAACAGATGTAATGTCAGATCACGTCCGTCTGAGGAAATCTGTGTAGCAGGCAGTAACACTCATGCAGCTGACAACAGCCCAGACAACCAGGAGACCACACGAGACAGCAG GTCACAAGTCCACAGGAGTGGACCGTCCTCCATGATTGAGCTGGAAGACTATGAAGACGCTGACAGCATAA TTTTGCCGTCATCCAGGAGCACAGTTCTGCTCTCTGCTTCAGATCTTTGTGCCCCTCCCCTCAAGCCGCTGATCTTACAGCGGAAGGATATGGCCAACCTGGCTGAGTGGTTTAGGAGCCTCTGGTTGGCTACACCAGAAG GCGATCCTGGTGTCACTCCAGACCAGTTTGACTGGTACTTCTATCAAGACAGAGCTATGGGCCTCCAAGAGGACGTGAGCACCAACTCCTTCTGTAGTGGAAAGCTGCTGCTGGGATCCCTCATGAAGAAGCCTCTCTGGGTGGACCACAGTGCTACAACA gtttttaactTACTAACCAGCTCAGTGAGTGTGACCATCGATGGCTGTGAGTCATGCTTCAGTCCTGGAAAATCTTTTGTGGTGGAGTCTG GACATGCATACGCCATCAAGAATCTGACTGCGCAGCCTGCGGTTCTGTACTTCACCAGAATGTTAGTTGAAACTGTAAACTGA
- the LOC101469714 gene encoding uncharacterized protein LOC101469714 isoform X2 has product MEMEYPVLRPKRKLCYITDNESPAKHWEGTLTLQDIDKIFDDMDSASHANLQPPSPLLQTSDSEIHQNKSEDSVPPERQLIKKPPGHQLVMGDDGDVLHPASTELDIDLDIPFKGHHPVKTSSPAEQSLAAEEEKQDDEKAQVVSPILFMCEYEGIEEVKKDSLPTQNPQCNGQVTEENGESGLESPPSKIDLTKISGHKKEIELQGSQESTQPAVQTVSRKPEVAAPVASTRAGKDMTAFLQKLKHAAQSKPFSSGKKQVKVPTPPPEPEDDFMILEDDTPLWFSIPSKSAASKKQSHSRIPSTDKDSSDKRTKDRSLEMPEPQQEKEKSKSKLEDQPVDQKIKKKTKKEKNSEETGPRNEENKLPAPQDAPAGDLLVQEEPVKKKKQLKKTLSKESDEAEDQPEDTTSRKTEKAKPSKKTERKASKSAETKKQKSSKDGKENTKTQKADSLKASRKELQGEPTVKDVDEQTSDKHRDTEDIVSTVDKEAMNCETDGQVKQNNQSVVSKGTSSEDCQVLGKRKRKSTGEWWLSCPQSTEEADNSQQATQKKSKQKPKDSSEAVPSPAKAKKDKASKKRNQKRLKVLPSQETSEFKKRKTKQSEKGNKQGEKLDKMKAIDKDLVTAEPELADEPEQQEVPDQELDQESSPLVFTQRDHSLNSGNKIFQKVYQHDSTGKLSATPKAPVSQSRPKERLTEADSAKRRRRAPGDWWLVNNVAEDLENVSSKPQQLHPKRPEPKKERKKQSKQSKSPRLGVPKNGNTAVSLKPLGGAPVPPLTAKSPITPKTVKRSLATFRDIFASVIESSTVDRRQTNRCNVRSRPSEEICVAGSNTHAADNSPDNQETTRDSRSQVHRSGPSSMIELEDYEDADSIILPSSRSTVLLSASDLCAPPLKPLILQRKDMANLAEWFRSLWLATPEGDPGVTPDQFDWYFYQDRAMGLQEDVSTNSFCSGKLLLGSLMKKPLWVDHSATTVFNLLTSSVSVTIDGCESCFSPGKSFVVESGHAYAIKNLTAQPAVLYFTRMLVETVN; this is encoded by the exons ATGGAGATGGAGTACCCAGTCCTA AGACCCAAGAGGAAGCTCTGTTACATTACTGACAATGAAAG CCCAGCTAAGCACTGGGAAGGTACGTTGACACTGCAAGATATTGATAAGATCTTTGATGACATGG aTTCAGCCTCACATGCAAATCTACAGCCCCCCTCTCCTCTGCTCCAGACTTCTGATTCAGAAATACACCAGAATAAGAGTGAGGACTCGGTCCCCCCAGAGCGACAGCTGATAAAAAAACCTCCAGGACACCAATTAGTAATG GGAGATGATGGAGATGTCTTGCATCCTGCAAGTACTGAACTGGATATCG ATTTGGACATCCCCTTTAAAGGACATCACCCAGTAAAGACTTCCAGTCCAGCAGAACAAAGTTTGGCTGCTGAAGAAGAAAAGCAGGACGATGAAAAAGCACAAGTTGTGTCCCCAATTCTTTTTATGTGTGAATATGAAGGAATAGAAGAGGTGAAGAAAGACTCTCTACCCACCCAGAATCCCCAGTGTAATGGACAAGTCACAGAGGA GAACGGCGAGTCTGGATTGGAGTCTCCCCCAAGCAAGATTGATTTAACAAAGATATCTGGCCACAAGAAGGAGATTGAATTACAAGG GAGTCAAGAAAGCACACAGCCAGCTGTTCAAACAGTGAGCCGGAAGCCTGAAGTCGCAGCTCCTGTGGCATCCACACGAGCGGGAAAAGATATGACAGCTTTTCTGCAGAAACTGAAACATGCAGCACAGTCAAAACCTTTCAG ttctggGAAGAAACAAGTCAAAGTACCCACTCCTCCCCCTGAACCAGAGGATGATTTTATGATCCTAGAAGATGATACACCTCTGTGGTTTTCCATCCCAAGTAAAAGTGCTGCCAGTAAGAAACAAAGTCACAGCAGAATTCCCAGCACAGACAAAGACAGCTCAGATAAGAGGACAAAGGATAGATCACTGGAGATGCCAGAGCCacagcaggaaaaagaaaagtcaaaaagtAAATTGGAAGATCAGCCTGTTGATCAGAAAATTAAGAAGAAAACgaagaaagagaagaacagTGAGGAGACTGGGCCTAGAAATGAGGAAAATAAGCTTCCTGCTCCTCAAGATGCTCCTGCGGGTGACTTATTGGTTCAAGAAGAGCcagtaaaaaagaagaagcagctcaAGAAAACTTTGTCAAAGGAGAGTGATGAAGCAGAAGATCAGCCTGAAGACACAACGAGTCGCAAAACAGAAAAAGCGAAACCCTCtaagaaaacagaaaggaaagCAAGTAAGTCTgctgaaacaaagaaacaaaagtctTCAAAAGATGGTAAAGAAAATACCAAGACACAGAAGGCTGACTCGTTAAAGGCGAGCAGGAAAGAGCTGCAGGGAGAACCTACTGTTAAGGATGTTGATGAGCAGACCagtgacaagcacagagatacTGAAGACATAGTTTCTACTGTTG ACAAAGAAGCTATGAATTGTGAAACAGACGGACAggtgaaacaaaacaaccaGTCAGTTGTTTCTAAAGGGACTTCATCTGAAGACTGTCAGGTTCTCgggaaaaggaaaaggaaatcgACAGGAGAGTGGTGGTTGAGTTGCCCTCAGAGCACAGAGGAAGCGGACAACAGCCAGCAGGCCACGCAAAAGAAGTccaaacagaaacctaaagacTCCAGCGAAGCAGTTCCTTCACCTgcaaaagcaaagaaagacaaagcctcaaagaaaagaaatcagaaaCGGCTTAAAGTGTTGCCCAGTCAGGAGACgagtgagtttaaaaaaaggaaaacaaaacagagcgaaaaaggaaataaacaagGAGAAAAGTTAGACAAGATGAAAGCAATTGATAAAGATTTAGTAACGGCTGAGCCGGAGCTTGCCGACGAGCCGGAGCAGCAGGAGGTCCCGGATCAAGAATTGGACCAGGAGTCTAGCCCTTTGGTCTTTACTCAGAGGGACCACAGCCTTAACTCAG GAAATAAGATATTTCAGAAAGTATATCAGCACGATTCTACTGGAAAACTGTCAGCCACACCAAAAGCGCCCGTGTCGCAAAGTCGACCTAAGGAGCGGCTCACGGAAGCAGATTCAGCCAAACGGAGAAGGAGAGCCCCGGGCGATTGGTGGCTTGTCAACAACGTAGCTGAAGATTTGGAGAACGTGTCCTCAAAGCCTCAGCAGCTTCATCCCAAGAGGCCCGAAcctaaaaaagaaaggaagaaacagTCTAAACAGAGCAAATCTCCCAGACTCGGTGTTCCCAAAAATGGCAACACGGCAGTCTCATTAAAACCTCTAGGAGGAGCTCCAGTGCCTCCTTTGACAGCAAAGTCACCGATCACTCCTAAGACTGTCAAACGCTCTCTGGCAACATTTAGAGACATTTTTGCTTCAGTCATAGAGTCTTCGACTGTGGACAGACGTCAGACTAACAGATGTAATGTCAGATCACGTCCGTCTGAGGAAATCTGTGTAGCAGGCAGTAACACTCATGCAGCTGACAACAGCCCAGACAACCAGGAGACCACACGAGACAGCAG GTCACAAGTCCACAGGAGTGGACCGTCCTCCATGATTGAGCTGGAAGACTATGAAGACGCTGACAGCATAA TTTTGCCGTCATCCAGGAGCACAGTTCTGCTCTCTGCTTCAGATCTTTGTGCCCCTCCCCTCAAGCCGCTGATCTTACAGCGGAAGGATATGGCCAACCTGGCTGAGTGGTTTAGGAGCCTCTGGTTGGCTACACCAGAAG GCGATCCTGGTGTCACTCCAGACCAGTTTGACTGGTACTTCTATCAAGACAGAGCTATGGGCCTCCAAGAGGACGTGAGCACCAACTCCTTCTGTAGTGGAAAGCTGCTGCTGGGATCCCTCATGAAGAAGCCTCTCTGGGTGGACCACAGTGCTACAACA gtttttaactTACTAACCAGCTCAGTGAGTGTGACCATCGATGGCTGTGAGTCATGCTTCAGTCCTGGAAAATCTTTTGTGGTGGAGTCTG GACATGCATACGCCATCAAGAATCTGACTGCGCAGCCTGCGGTTCTGTACTTCACCAGAATGTTAGTTGAAACTGTAAACTGA